In Helianthus annuus cultivar XRQ/B chromosome 8, HanXRQr2.0-SUNRISE, whole genome shotgun sequence, a single genomic region encodes these proteins:
- the LOC110870015 gene encoding uncharacterized protein LOC110870015 translates to MIQVALGGKSKNLLSHITGKPAPLNPSDEQYEQWEQDDLVVFSWLIQNIEPGLAGNLTEFPTAKALWDALVVTYSSGKDKLQTFDLHVKANELKQNGSALEDFWIKLQGIWGEIDRRDLNPMTCSADIATYKNIRSEQKLFQFLNALDRKFDPVKREILRWDPLPSAEQAYAAVRKEMAHQGILGTISETSQSGVASGLIVGGTNEIDGQGLITKGQRRSDFTGKSSSRIDKSKLKCSHCGMNKHTKDQCFRIVGFPDWWSDNHKTKNPNQEVKVVIAIGNNKATINDSDEKDGGSNASKEIIRVQSEGTSEAEDQDGWMWHLAS, encoded by the coding sequence ATGATTCAAGTTGCTTTAGGGGGGAAATCTAAGAACCTATTGAGCCATATTACAGGAAAACCTGCCCCACTAAACCCGTCAGATGAACAATACGAGCAGTGGGAACAGGACGATCTAGTCGTGTTCTCATGGCTCATACAAAACATTGAACCAGGGTTAGCCGGTAACCTCACCGAGTTTCCCACTGCGAAGGCATTGTGGGACGCATTGGTGGTTACATATAGCAGTGGGAAAGATAAACTACAGACCTTCGATTTACACGTCAAAGCAAACGAACTCAAGCAAAATGGCTCGGCCCTAGAAGATTTCTGGATCAAGTTACAAGGCATTTGGGGAGAAATAGATCGAAGGGATCTGAATCCAATGACCTGCTCTGCTGACATAGCAACATATAAAAATATCAGGTCTGAACAAAAATTATTCCAATTCCTGAATGCTCTTGACAGGAAGTTTGACCCGGTCAAAAGAGAAATCCTTCGGTGGGATCCTCTTCCCTCGGCTGAGCAAGCCTACGCGGCTGTAAGGAAGGAGATGGCACATCAAGGAATCCTTGGTACCATCTCTGAAACTTCACAGTCCGGTGTGGCATCGGGGCTTATCGTTGGCGGAACCAATGAAATCGATGGACAGGGGTTAATCACGAAGGGACAACGGCGATCGGACTTCACCGGAAAATCATCATCGCGAATCGACAAATCCAAACTGAAGTGTAGTCACTGTGGGATGAACAAACACACCAAGGATCAGTGTTTCAGAATCGTGGGGTTCCCTGACTGGTGGAGtgataaccacaaaactaagaaCCCGAATCAAGAGGTGAAGGTTGTCATTGCCATAGGTAACAACAAGGCCACTATTAACGACAGCGATGAGAAGGATGGCGGCAGTAATGCTTCTAAAGAGATAATTAGGGTTCAAAGTGAAGGCACATCTGAGGCTGAAGATCAAGATGGATGGATGTGGCACTTAGCGTCCTAA